Genomic window (Paenibacillus sp. PK3_47):
TCCTTGCCGCCCTGGCGCTGGAGTCTGATCCGGTAGATCCGCGGCTGTAGAACAAAAGAGGTGAGAGTAATGTTGAATCACAAGGCTGAAGTATCTCTCAGCAAATATATGACCAAGCTCCTCCGGCATACCCCGGAGGAAGCCGGGCTGATGCTTGACCCCGAAGACGGCTCCTGCCTGCTGGAAGATCTGCTGGCTGTAATAACAGCTGATCCCAAGTGGTCAGAAATTTCGGAGGCGGATATCCGCCAGGTGGCCGCAAACAGCGAGAAGCAGCGTTTTGCCCTTGAAGGGGACAGGATCAAAGCCAGATATGGGCACAGCCATACCAAGGTGGCATACAGTCCCGGCACGCCGCCGCCGGTGCTGTACCATGGCACTTATGAAGAGGCTTTATCCCTCGTTCTGAAGGACGGTCTGAAACCGATGGGCAGGCAGTATGTCCATTTATCGGAGGGTCTTCATTTTGCCAGCCTGGCCGGACGGCGCAGAGGCAGGCTGGTGCTGCTGGCGGTAGATACGATTAAAGCTGCGGAGTCTGGTGTAACCTTCTATTATGCAGGCAACGAGGTGTGGCTGGCAGGGCCGGTTCCGCCTGAATGTATCACCCTGCACGAAGAAAATTAATCCGCGGGAGCCGGGAGGGGAACAGGATGAATGAGGTACGGGATCATCTGGATCACGGACTGCAGATTGTTTTTATCGGGTTCAATCCCAGCATCCGCTCGGGGGAGCTGGGCCATCATTATGCCAATCCGCGCAATAACTTCTGGCGGATTCTGGAGCGGTCCGGCCTGACAGACCGCCTGTATACAGCCGCCGAAGACGGCGAACTGCTGAAGCTGGGCTACGGCTTCACGAATATTGTAGCCCGGCCGACGGTAGGGGCGGAGGATATCACCCGTGAGGAATATACGGAAGGGCGGGAGCAGCTGCGCGCCAAGCTGGCACTTTACCGCCCGCAGATTGCCTGCTTTGTCGGCAAAGGCGTCTACACAGAATTCAGCCGCCGGAGCAAGGCCGGATGGGGCTTTCAGGAGAGTGTACCGGTTGTTGACGGTGTACGCGAGTTTGTGGCCCCGTCCTCCAGCGGGCTGGTCCGCATGCCGCTGGAGGAGATCGTGGATATTTACCGGCAGCTGTATTTGTTCACGCAGGAGGGGAGTTAGGGGGGCGCCATCTGTAAGTGGAATTTCTCCATTTAATTCTCCGATAAATACCGGTATTACAAAACTTGCTGGAAAAACTCCACTTAAATCTACCGGATGAGTCACTAACAGCCATTATCCACCTGAATAGCAGGAGAATTTCCAACTAAAGCTCATAAATAAGGAAAAAGGACCGAATTAGGTGGAGGAATTCCAACTGAGCTTTGTAGCGTTCCCGCTATAGCAGACTTTGCCGCACTCTAGTAATTACATCAGCACTTAGAACACCTGCCGCTTACCCTTTTCCGGGGATCGGCAGACTTGCACTGATTGTGCCGGAGACCCGATCTCAGAGCGGCTAACAGCGGCGTGGTTTCATCTCCAAAAAGAAATACCCCGCCCTTCATAAAGGGCGGGGTATTGTTCTGGTACGCCCAGCATGGGCGTCATCTCTAGGGTGAAAGTCCCGAGCGGGGGCTGGCAAGCGCCTACCGTTAGCCAAGGGCAAGGGTGTCTACCGCGAGGTGGAATCTGAAGGAAGCCGGAGGCAAAAGCACGACCTGAGGTACACGAATCCAATTTGAGGCGGTTGCAGCCGGATGAGTCACCTAGACATGACGAAATCCTAAGCTGCCAAGGGCTGCAATCGTAAACTTGGGCAGGTGCGGGCGGAAAGATGACGTTCTTATCTGGGGAGGCCTGTCCGGTATGCAAGGAAAAAAAACTTGTAACCGTAACCGAGAGGTTGCGCTGAACGGGCAGGAGTCAGCAGAGGCCATAGTACGTAAACTGTTGCAACAGTTTACGGAAGGGCTGAACCGAAAGGAGAGAGGAAACCGATGCGTTCGCATGAAGAGCAACGACAGCCGAATATCTCGCAAGAGAGCTGCCAGCAAAGAGAAGCGGTGAAGCCGCCAGGGTATGCTGGAGCGCCGAGTTCTTCGTCGGCACAAACCGCCCCTCCCTCTCGCAAAGCAGCGAACAACTTGCTGGAGCGAATGCTCGAAGGAGACAACCTTCGGCTCGCGTATAAACGAGTGGTACAGAACGGAGGAGCCCCCGGTGTGGACCATGTAACGGTAGCGAATCTACAAGCTTACTTGAAAACACATTGGGAACCGGTGAAAGCCGAACTTCTGGCGGGAACTTACAGACCTGCGCCAGTCAAACGGGTGGAAATCCCCAAACCCGGAGGCGGCGTACGGCTGCTGGGCATCCCGACCGTGATGGACCGTTTTCTCCAGCAGGCTCTTCTACAAGTCATGAATCCGATCTTTGACGCAGAATTCTCGTGGTACAGCTACGGCTTTCGACCCGGGAAAAGTGCACATGACGCAGTAAAACAAGCGCAAAGATATATCCAAAAGGGTCTGAGGTGGGTCGTGGACCTCGATCTTGAGAAATTCTTTGACCGGGTAAATCACGACATGCTGATGGCGAGAGTGGCGCGGAAAGTGACAGACAAAAGAGTGCTGACACTGATTCGCGCGTATCTAAACGCCGGAGTCATGGTGAATGGAAAGCTGGAGCACAGCCAGGAAGGAACGCCGCAAGGCGGTCCGCTGAGCCCGCTTTTGGCAAACATTCTACTGGATGATCTGGATAAGGAATTGACCGTACGTGGCCTGCACTTTGTGCGCTATGCGGACGACTGTAATATCTTTGTGGCGAGCAAACGAGCTGGCGAACGGGTCATGGAATCGGTTAGCGGGTTTGTAGAAGGAAAGCTAAAACTGAAAGTGAACCGGGAAAAGAGTGCAGTCGCCAGACCTTGGCACCGGAAGTTTTTAGGATTCAGTTTCCTGAGCCAGAAACAGGCAACCATTCGATTAGCACCGAAGACCATTTCGCGATTCAAGGAGAGAATCCGTGAACTGACAAACCGAACGTGGTCCATTTCCATGGAAGAACGAATTTGCCGACTAAACCGTTATCTGATGGGGTGGCTTGGCTATTTCCATCTAGCGTCGGCGAAGAAACACCTCCAAACGCTGGACCAATGGATTCGGAGAAGGCTGCGAATGTGCCTGTGGAAACAATGGAAGCGAGTGCGCACACGAATCCGCGAACTCCGGGCGCTTGGGGTGCCTGAGTGGGCCTGTTTCACGATGGCCAACTCGCGGCGAGGCGCATGGGAAATGTCCCGGAATACAAATAATGCCCTCCCGACTTCCTATTGGGAAGCGAAAGGGCTGAAAAGCTTGCTTTCACGTTACTTAGAGCTTTGTTAACCTTTTGGAACCGCCGTATGCGGACCCGCATGTACGGTGGTGTGAGAGGACGGGGGCTTGCAGCCTCCTCCTACTCGATCTTATCAGGTCTCAATCAGCAGCAGAATAATCGAAGACAGCGACAGGCACACGCTAGCCAGGTAGAGCACGGCAACAACCTGCTTCTGGTTGAGTCCGGCTTTGAGCAGGCGGTAATGCACCTGTGTGGCATCGGCCTGGTAGATAGACTTGCCTTGAAGAAATCTTTTGACAACAACAAAGATGTTATCGAAGATCGGTACACCAAGCGCCAGAATCGGGATGAACAGCGACAGCACGGTTGCCTGCTTGAACGCCCCGTCGAGGGCGATTACCGCCAGGATAAAGCCGAGAAAGGTTGCGCCGGCGTCGCCCATGAATATTTTGGCCGGAGCTTTATTGTACCGCAGATAGGCAAGCGTCACGCCGACAAGAGAGATTGCCATGATGGCTGACATGGACTGTCCTTTGGCCAAAGCGACAATGAACAGGGTAACGGCTGAAATTGCGGTAAGCCCCCCGGCCAGCCCGTCCATGCCGTCGGAGAAGTTAATCACGGTTGTGACGCCGAAGATCCAGATAATCGTCAGCAGGAACTGCAGAATGACCGGCAGGGACACATAATCCCCGGAAAAGGGATTGATGAAGCCTGTAAACGCATTGCCGGACAGAAAGACGAGGATCGCAGCGGTAATCTGCACAATGAATTTCGGCAGCGCCGGGAAATCCTTGCCTTTGGTTTTGTACCAGTCATCGATTGTACCTATAGTGAGCAGAAGCACGCCTCCGATGAACAGGGCCAGCGTCTCCAGCGAGAAATCACGGGCAAACAGCAGATATGTAATGAAAAATCCGAGAAAGATGGCGTAGCTGGCTGTCAGCGGGATGGGATTCCTATGTATTTTGCGCTCGACATCCTGGCGGGGCTTGTCCACAAAATCAAGCCGGAAAGCGAGCCTGCCAAGTGGAGGAATCAGCAAATAGACGATTATAAACGACACCAGAAACGATAAAACGTATAAAATGACAATCACCACCGTTGATTATTTTGAGCAAACCTGTCTAAATTATAACGCAGAAGGATACCTATTGTCGAC
Coding sequences:
- the ltrA gene encoding group II intron reverse transcriptase/maturase, with the protein product MRSHEEQRQPNISQESCQQREAVKPPGYAGAPSSSSAQTAPPSRKAANNLLERMLEGDNLRLAYKRVVQNGGAPGVDHVTVANLQAYLKTHWEPVKAELLAGTYRPAPVKRVEIPKPGGGVRLLGIPTVMDRFLQQALLQVMNPIFDAEFSWYSYGFRPGKSAHDAVKQAQRYIQKGLRWVVDLDLEKFFDRVNHDMLMARVARKVTDKRVLTLIRAYLNAGVMVNGKLEHSQEGTPQGGPLSPLLANILLDDLDKELTVRGLHFVRYADDCNIFVASKRAGERVMESVSGFVEGKLKLKVNREKSAVARPWHRKFLGFSFLSQKQATIRLAPKTISRFKERIRELTNRTWSISMEERICRLNRYLMGWLGYFHLASAKKHLQTLDQWIRRRLRMCLWKQWKRVRTRIRELRALGVPEWACFTMANSRRGAWEMSRNTNNALPTSYWEAKGLKSLLSRYLELC
- a CDS encoding MraY family glycosyltransferase translates to MLYVLSFLVSFIIVYLLIPPLGRLAFRLDFVDKPRQDVERKIHRNPIPLTASYAIFLGFFITYLLFARDFSLETLALFIGGVLLLTIGTIDDWYKTKGKDFPALPKFIVQITAAILVFLSGNAFTGFINPFSGDYVSLPVILQFLLTIIWIFGVTTVINFSDGMDGLAGGLTAISAVTLFIVALAKGQSMSAIMAISLVGVTLAYLRYNKAPAKIFMGDAGATFLGFILAVIALDGAFKQATVLSLFIPILALGVPIFDNIFVVVKRFLQGKSIYQADATQVHYRLLKAGLNQKQVVAVLYLASVCLSLSSIILLLIET
- a CDS encoding mismatch-specific DNA-glycosylase, with product MNEVRDHLDHGLQIVFIGFNPSIRSGELGHHYANPRNNFWRILERSGLTDRLYTAAEDGELLKLGYGFTNIVARPTVGAEDITREEYTEGREQLRAKLALYRPQIACFVGKGVYTEFSRRSKAGWGFQESVPVVDGVREFVAPSSSGLVRMPLEEIVDIYRQLYLFTQEGS
- a CDS encoding RNA 2'-phosphotransferase; this translates as MLNHKAEVSLSKYMTKLLRHTPEEAGLMLDPEDGSCLLEDLLAVITADPKWSEISEADIRQVAANSEKQRFALEGDRIKARYGHSHTKVAYSPGTPPPVLYHGTYEEALSLVLKDGLKPMGRQYVHLSEGLHFASLAGRRRGRLVLLAVDTIKAAESGVTFYYAGNEVWLAGPVPPECITLHEEN